Sequence from the Verrucomicrobiota bacterium JB022 genome:
GACTCTTTGCCTCTGGACTTTTTCCAGGGGCGTTCTTACATCAACCCTCAGCAAGCGTAAACCCTTAACCCGTTGTCCATACAGGGCTTAAGAAGCTTCGGCTTTTGAAGCGAATCCCAGGCAGCGGCTTATAGTTTCACCCTTAACCAGATTATGGCATCCTCCGTAATGGAAGAACTGCTGGCCCAGAGTCAGTTCACGCAACTGACTGAAGGCCAGATCATCAAGGGAACGGTCACCGAAATCCGCGAACACGACGTCGTGCTCGACATCGGCGCCAAGGCGGAAGGCATCGTCCCGGCCCACGAATTCGAAGACGTGGGCGAGCTGCAGATCGGCGAAGAAATCGAGGTATTCCTCGAGCGCCTGGAAGACCGCGACGGTAACCCCGTGGTCAGCTACGACAAGGCGCAGCAAAAGAAGAACTGGGAGAACATCCTCGCCAAGTGCGACGAAGGCAGCGTGATCAGCGGCCGCGTCAAGGGCAAGGTCAAGGGCGGTCTCGTCGTCAATATCGGCGTCGACGCTTTCCTCCCGGCTTCGCAGATCGACATCCAGCCCCCGAAGAACCTCGAACAGTACCTCGGGCAAACTTATGACTTTAAGGTCCTCAAGATCAACACGGAGCGCCGCAATATCGTGGTCAGCCGCCGTGAGCTGATCGAAGAGCAACGCCTCGAAAAGCGCCGCAAGCTCCTGGCCGAAATCAAGCCGGGCGACGTCCGCCCGGGCACGGTCAAGAACATCACCGACTACGGTGCCTTCATCGACCTCGACGGCCTCGACGGCCTCCTGCACATCACCGACATGAGCTGGGGCCGCATCAGCCACCCGAGCGAAATGCTGAAGGTGGGCGAAGAGGTCAAGGTGATGATCATCGAAGTCGACCGCGACCGCGAGCGCGTTTCCCTGGGCCTCAAGCAAACCACGGAAAACCCGTGGGAAGGCATCGAGAACCGCTACCCGGTCAACGCCAAGGTGCGCGGCCGCGTCGTCAACCTCGTCAACTACGGCGCCTTTGTGGAGCTGGAAGAAGGCGTGGAAGGCCTCGTGCACGTCACCGAGATGTCCTGGGTCAAGCGCATCAACAAGCCCAGCGAGCTCCTCAAGGTGGGCGACGAGATCGAAGCGGTGGTGCTCGGCATCAACAAGGAAGAGCAGAAGATCTCCCTCTCCCTCCGCCAGCTCGAGCCCAACCCGTGGGATATGGTCCGCCACAACTACCCGGTGGGCGCCCGCGTCCGCGGCAAGGTGCGCAACCTCACCTCCTACGGCGCGTTCGTGGAGCTGGAAGAAGGCATCGACGGTATGGTCCACGTGTCCGACATGAGCTGGACGCGCAAGATCAACCACCCCAGCGAAATGGTGAAGAAGGGCGACGAGATCGACGCGATCGTGCTCGACGTCGACGCCCAGAACCAGCGCATCAGCCTCGGCATGAAGCAACTGGCCACCGACCCGTGGGACGAGATCGACACCTACTTCAAGATCGGCGACCTCGTGAAGGGCACCGTCTCCAAGATCACCTCCTACGGCGCCTTCGTGGAGCTGAAGGAAGGTATCGACGGCCTGGTGCACATCAGCCAGATCAGCGAAGACCGCGTCGAAAAGGTGAAGGACTACCTCAAGGTGGCCGACCAGATCGAAGCGCGCGTGATCAAGATCGACCGCGACGAGCGCCGTATCGGCCTCTCGATCAAGGCAGCCGGCTACGACGAAGCGCAAGTGCGCGCCGAGAGCCAGGCCTTCTCCTCGATCTCCGGCGACGAGCTCACCAGCCTCGGCGACATCCTCGACGAAGCCACCCGCTAGTCGGCTCCTCCCGAGTCTGCCAAGCGACCCTTTCAGCCTCCGATGCCTCGCGCGTCGGAGGCTTTTTTGTGCTCAAGCGCGTGTGTGCACCACGGGCAAAAGGGGTTGCTCTGGGGCGGCGCGCAGCCATAACTCCACCAGATGGCGGCGAATGACGAGCGTGTGAAGCGATGGCCGTGGCGGGAAGTGCTGCTGACGGCGTTGGTGGCCGCAGTGGGGCTGCTGGTCGGCCTGGGACGCACCTGGCCGCTGAACGGGCCCATCCTCGCTACAGGGGACGGCGGCACGTGGGAGCACTACCGCTGGCTCTTCGCACAACTGCTCGACTGGTGGCCTTTTCCACACCTTGAGTATGGCGGCGATCTCGCCTTCTACCCCTACGGCACTTCGCAAGTTTTCACTTCGTGGACGTTTGAGCAGCTTTACCTGACGACGGCGCTGGAGCGGTTATTCGGCCCCGGCCCATGGATCGACGTGTATTACATCGGCTCGCAACTGGCGACTGCACTCGGGCTCTACTGGATCCTGCGAAGAGTCTACGGGCGCGGTTGGGGGGCCTTGGCCGCGTGTGTGGTGGCGGGGGCGAATTTTTACCTGCTGGCGAAATTCCCCGGGCACTTCAACCTGTCTCACGCGCACTGGGCCTACTTCACGGTGGCGAGCCTGCATCTCTTGATGCACCGGCTGGTGGCCTTCGAGCGGCTTTCGTTGGGGCTGGTGCTGTGGATGGTCCTGTGCGGGATTTGCTGCCTGGGCATGGAGCTCGGGTATGTCGCCGGCTTTGCCTACACCTTTACCTTGTGCCACATCGCGGTGTTCCTCGTCTGGTGGCTCTGCCATCTGCGGCCGGTCAACACCTACCTCTGGACACAACTGAAGGGCTGGCAGGCAGAGCTGAAGAGCTGGCGGGTGTGGGCGCTGGGGGCGGCGATCCTGCTGGCGGCCTATCTTTACCTGCCGCAGATCTACTGGCTGTGGCGTGAGTTGGCTCAGTTCCCGTCAGCGGAAATGCCGCACGGGCTCAGCTTTACGCACCCGATGCGGATGCTGTTGCCCATCGTGCCCGATTTTACGCCCGAGATGGCGATGAACACCTCGTTTTTTCAGGATCGAATGGAGACGCCGTTTGCCTGGCAGCCGGGGCTCTCGCTTTTTGTACTGGGCATGGTCGGCTTCTTCCTCGCCGCCGACCGCAGGCGCAGTGTGTGGATCGGGTTGCCGCTGCTGTGTTGCCTGTTGATCTACGCACTGCTCCAGTCGAGCTTCCACCCGTTCAATTGGCTGCCATGGATGGAGCACATGCGCATGGCGGCCCGTTTCAGCCTGATGCTGCCGCTGTTGTTTGTGCTGGCGTGGCTGCCGCAGGCGGCGCGGATCTGGCGGACCCGTTCTGGGCAAGTCTTCTACGGGCTGCTCGGCTTGTTGTTCCTGTTGGAGCTGAGCACTGCCTGGCGCTTCCTCTGGGGGACGCGCTACGTTGAGCAGCCACCGACCCCGGAGTTTGTGCACCTGATGGAGACGATTCGGGAGAGCCCGGGCGAAGCGGTGCTCTACTGGCCTTTTTGCGTGGCGGGCGGCAACGGCGTCGGCACGGGGGAGTTCGGGCCCTATTACCACCCGCAGGCGGGGATGGAGAGCACCCAAGTGTTTCATGAAAAAAAGATGATGAGCCGCTATTTCGGCCGCATCCATTGGGACCAGTTGGAGCCGCTTTACCGGGCGGGTTGGGACCGCATGTTCATGCCCGACAGCGAGGAGCTGTTCACCGCGCAAGGGCAGGGCCGTGACTTCGATGCCGCGCAATGGGCGTTCATGACGGATTTCCTGCGGCTCAACGATTTCTGCGGCGTGCTCGTCTTTGCCAGCATGCTCCCGCCGGAGACGGTCGAAGGCTTCCGCGCCCGGATGGGCGAGCCGGTGGCCGAGGCCGTCGTCTATGGCGAGCATGCGTTGTTTTTCCGCAAGCCCGAAGCGTGGCAGGCCGGGGAAGACCCCGTAGCGGGCCGGGCGCTGAGCCTCGACGATTACGAGCAGGCGGAGGAATCTGCGCCGCGCGATTTTTAAGGTGCGTGCGTGCGGCCGAGCGCTTTTAATCCCCTCCCATGAAATTTGCGCTCATCGACGGCTACAACCTCGCCTTTCGTGCCTTCTACGGCTTGCCGGAACTGACCCGGGCCGACGGCTTTCCGACGGGGGCCCTGCATGGCTGGGTGCGCACGCTCTGGTGGGTCGATGACAATGTGGGGGCCGACCGCCTCGTCGTGTTCTTCGACTTGGGTGAGCCGACCCGCCACACCACGCTGCAGGCCGATTACAAGGCGCAGCGCACCGAGACGCCTGCCCCGTTGAAGCAGCAGATCCCTTACATCAAGCAGTGGACGCGCGGCATGGGCTACCTCGGGGTAGAGAAGGACGGCGTGGAGGCCGACGACCTGATCGCCAGCTACTGCAAGCACCTGACTGCCGAGGGCCACGAAGTCGTAATCGTGAGCGCCGACAAGGACCTGACGCAGCTCGTCAACAACGAGGTGATGCAGTGGATGCCGCCGCCCACCGCCAACCCCCGTCTCGGCTGGCGCCAGATGGATGAGGCGGCCGTCGAGGCCAAGTTTGGCGTGCCGCCCAAGATGATCCCGGACTACCTGGCGCTGGTCGGCGACACCTCCGACAACATCCCGGGCATCGCCGGCGTGGGGCCCAAGACCGCCGCCAAGTGGCTGCTGCAATACAAGTCCGTCGAGGGCGTGATCCAGCATTGCGGCGAGCTGAACCCCAAGCGCTTCCAGGGGCTCGTGCACGCCGGGCAAAACGACCTGCGCCGCAACCTGCAGATGACCACGCTCGACTGCACTCAGCCGATCGAGCCGCTGGGCGAAGGCCACCCGGATGCCGACCTCGTGATCAACCTCCTGACCGAGATGGGGATGACGCGCAGCGCCGACGAAGCGGTCAAACGCTTTGCGAAGCGCCAAGGCTAAGCGATCGCACTGCGGTAAGGTGATGCACGCCTCTGGTTTGCTGGATGCCCCAGCTCCCCGGAGGGTGTGCCACGGCGGAAATGTCCGCTCGAGGCTTCCCTAGTGCTTCGGCTCGTGGGTGCCCATGGGGGCAGCCTTGTCGTCACGCGAGGCGGTTGCCTTGCCGTCCAGCTCCAGCTCTTCAATCGGCTTGTTGTAGATGTAGCCGACGCCGTGGATGGTCTTGAACGCTTCGAGGTCGAGGCCGTGGGCGGCGAAATTGTTGCGGATCTTGACGATGTACTGGTCGAGGCTGCGGCTGCGCACGTCGGCATGGATGCCCCATACGCTGTGGATCAGGCTCCGGCGGGTGATGACCGCGTTCGGGTTCTGATGCAGGTAGGTGATGATGCCGAGCTCCTTGCGGCCGATCTTCTCGATTGCATCGTCGGGGAAGCTGATCTCCATGCGCGCCGGGTTGACGGTGGAGCCGCAGAAGCCGAAGGGCTGTTGCGAGATCGTGGCGTTGCGGGTGACGTGGTGGTCGTAGGCCGTTTCCGCCCGGCGCAGCACCGCGTGGATGCGTGCGATCAGCTCCGGGAAGCTGAAGGGCTTGGTGATGTAGTCGTCGGCGCCGATTTCGAGGCCCTTCACCTTGTAGATCTCGCTGTCGTCGGCCGTCAGAAAGATGATCGGCACGGTGATGTTCTGCTGGCGCAGCTCTTCGACGAGGGTGAAGCCACTCTGGTCGGGCAGGCGCACATCGAGCAGCAGGAGATTGGCGAAGTTGTTTTGCAGGAAGCGCAGGACGCCATTTGCCCGGTGGTATACTTGGGTGATCATGTCGGCAGCCTCCAGCTGCTCCGAGATCATCTGGGCGATTTGCTTGTCGTCCTCGACTACGAGGATCAATGGCTTGGATTTAGCCATAAGTAAGCGGTAAGTAGGGTGGAAACGGGAACAAGTTCGGGGTAGGCCGATGCTTGAACAATGGTAATAATCAGCGAGGTAGCGTAGCGTAGCCTAAGATTTTACATGTGTAAAATAAATTTTCCACGTATTGCAACCGTTAGTCTTGAGGGGATGTCTTTGGTCGCTTTCCAGGGGTAGAATATGGGCTTTACCCTTGCCGGCTAAAACGCCACGCTGCGCGGGATGAAGACCTTTGAAGAACTCTTTGCCGAGCTGAAGGCCAAGGCGGAACGCAACGACCCCAATTCCGGGACCGTGAAGGAACTGCAGAAGGGCAGCCACTTCATCGGCAAGAAGATCCTCGAAGAAGCGGGCGAGGTGTGGATGGCTTCTCAGCACGAGGGCCGCGAGCGCACGGCGGAGGAGATCAGCCAGTTGTTTTACCACGCCCAGGTGATGATGATCGCCCAAGGGCTGGAGCTGGAAGACGTCTACCGCCACCTGTAGGCCGCGAAAAAAATCGGCCTCGTGTCACAGGGGCCGTGGTTGCTTCGTCTGGATTGGTGATGAACACCCACACCCATTCCAAGCAACTTACGCCCGGCGCCAAAGTCCTCGTGGTCGGCGGCACCGGCCTCATTGGCGCCAAGCTGGTCGCCAGCCTGCGCCAGAGCGGTTACGACGCCGTGGCCGCTTCGCCTTCGCGGGGCGTCAACGCGGTGACGGGCGAGGGCCTCGCCGAAGCCATCCGGGGCACGCAAGTCGTCGTGGATGTCTCCAATGCGCCTTCGTTCGAGGACCAGGCGGTCTTCGACTTTTTCTCGGGTTCGACCCGGAACCTCGTGGCGGCGGCCCGCGATGCCGGGGTGCAGCATTACATCGCCCTGTCGATCGTCGGGACCGACCGGCTGCTCGCCAGTGGCTACTTCCGCGCCAAGCTCGAGCAGGAGCGCCAGATCGCAGCCAGCGGCATCCCCTACACGATTGTGCGGGCGACGCAGTTCTTCGAGTTTGTGGACTCCATCGCCTATGTCGCCACCCAAGGGCAAGTGGTGCGGGCTTCGAGCGTGCAGATGCAGCCCATTCTCGCCGACGATGTGGTGGCGCTGCTGGTGGAAGATGCGGCTTCCGCCCCGCAGAACCGCATCGTCGACATCGCCGGCCCGGAGGTGATTCGGCAGGACGCCTTCCTCGGCCAGTTCCTCACCGCAACCGAAGACGCGCGCCGACTGGTGGTGGACCCGGACGCGGGCTACTTCGGCATCCCGGTAGAAGACGACAGCCTGGTGCCGCTCGGTGAAGCGCGACTGGGGCAGGCCCGCTTCGGCGACTGGCTGGCGGCGCGCACGCAAAAGGTGACCGCGTAAAAGCGTCTGCCCATGCGCGTTTCCGCGTCCCCCAAGCTTGGCGTGGCGATCCTCTGCCGCTACGCTGCCACCCTCACCACCGCCGCCTCGTGATAGAAGCCTTCGATACCCACCGCTCGCTCATGTTCGGGATCGCCTACCGGATGCTCGGGCGCGTTTCCGAAGCCGAAGACGTCTTGCAGGAAGTCTGGCTGCGCTGGCAAAAGCAGGACCCCGCGCAAGTGCGTTCGGCCAAGGCTTGGCTGGTCTCGGCCACCACCCGCCGCTGCATCGACCAGCTCCGCTCGGCGCGGCGAGAGCGCGAGCAATACTACGGCGTGTGGCTGCCCGAGCCGCTGATGCCGCGCGATGATGCCGACGGGGGGCAAGCGGCGGAATTGGCCGACTCGCTCACCGTCGCCTTCATGATGCTGCTGGAATCGCTGGGGCCGGAGGCGCGGGCCGTCTTCCTCCTGCGCGAGGTCTTCGGCTACGACTATCCCGAGGTGGCGGGCATCGTGGGCAAGAGCGAAGCGGCGTGTCGGCAGAGCGTGCGCCGGGCCAAGGCCCAGCTCCAAGGGCGTCCGCAGACCGTCTCGGAGCCGACCGAGCTGGCGCGGCGGCTGGTTGAGGAATTTCTGGCCGCCGTCAACACGGGTGAAGTAGAGCCGGTGCTCTCGCTCCTGAGCGAAGACAGCCATCTCTACAGCGATGGGGGAGGGCGCGTAAAGGCCGCCGGGCTGCCAATCCTGGGGGCCGACCGCGTCAGCCGCTTCATGCTGGGCGTGTGGCCGCGCTTTGGGGCGCTGTTGGAGCGCCGTCGGGTCGACATCAATGGCGCGCCGGGCCTGTTGATGAGCCTCGATGGTCAGGTGCACTACGCCATTTCGTTTGAGGTCGCCCGCGGACGGATCCAGAACATCTACATCAGCTGCAACCCTGAGAAACTACGGCACTTGGCGCGGCAGGAGGCAGGCTGAGATGCTCCTCTCGTAGTCTGGGGTGGGTCGTTTCTTCCACTTTCGCAGCCGGGCCCGAGCGTTCTGGTAAGGTGAAGATGTGTTGAGCTGGATCATGCGACCGAGTGTCCATTGGCGGTACCACGCTTCGCCATATAGCTCCTGATTGCTGAGCTGGTTTACCTCGTCGAGGATCTGCCGCTGGGTCGTCCGCAGTCGCTCGATCCGTTGACCGTAGGGCACGGAAGCATAGTCCCGGTAAAACTTCTGTGCGAGACGGCCCAGTTCATTCCACTGGTATCCGGTTTCAGGGAGATCTGGGGGCTGCCCCGCTTTCGTTTGCGCGAGCCATTTCAGCACCAGCTCATGCCACCCCAGCAGGTAGGCTACGAGATCTGCCGGGCTCATGCGGGTATCCTTGGCGTGCCCTTCCATCGAGCGCACCAGCGCCTCGGGCTCGGCTAGCGCGTCCAGCTCCGGCAGCAGCCGGTTGAAATGCGTCTGGATCGCCACGACTAGTTCCTCCTTTTTGGCAGGGATGGCCATCAAGAAGTCCTTAGCCTTGGCTTTGAGAGGAGTCGAGCAGGCAACTTGGGCAAGCGCGGCTTGACCCTGCTGGTGCAATGAGGTACGCAGGCTAATCGATATGTACAAGATCGCTGTACCCAACAAGGGTGCCCTTTCCGAGGGTGCCGTCGAGATCCTCAACGACGCCGGTTACCGCTGCAGGCGGTATGGCCGGGAGCTGGTGGTGCGCGACGCGGAACACGAAGTGGAATTCATCTTCCTCCGCCCGCGTGACATCGCCGTATATGTGGGCTCGGGCATCATCCATGCAGGTATCACGGGGCGCGATCTGGCGATGGACAGCCGGGCCGAAGTCGTCGAAAAGATGAGCCTCAACTTTGGCCGCTCCCGCTTCTGCTACGCCGTGCCGGCGGAAAAGGACCTCACGCCCGAGCAGTTCGGCGGCCTGCGCGTCGCCACCAGCTACCCCGCCGTGGTCGAAGACGACCTGAAGAAGCGCGGCGTGGAAGCCGAGATCGTCCGCCTCGACGGCGCGGTGGAAATCTCCATCCAGCTGGGCGTGGCCGATGTGATTGCCGACGTGGTCGAGAGCGGTCGCACGCTCTACGAAGCCGGTCTCAAGATCGTGGGCGAGCCCATCATGCACAGCGAGGCCGTCGTCATCGCCCAACAGGGCGCGGAAGAAGAGCCGGAGCTGAAGTCGCTGTTGCAGCGCGTCAGCGGCATTCTCGTGGCCCGCAGCTACGTGCTGATGACCTACCTCGTGCCCCGCGACAACCTCGAAGCCGCCTGCAAGGTGACGCCGGGCGTCAAGTCGCCCACCATCGCCCCCGTCAGCGAAGACGGGTGGGTGAGCGTCTCCGCCATGGTCAAGAGCAAGGGCATCAACCGCATCATCGACGAGCTCGAAGCGCTCAACGCCAAGGGCGTCATCGCCAGCGCCATCAAGACCTGCCGCCTCTAGGGGCAGCGGGCGAGACTGTTTCTTGCGCCAACGAAGGGGAACCGTTGCCCCTTCGTTTTTTTTGGCCGATGGCAGAGATGGACGTCGCTTTTGGCAGGCAGTGCTTCACTCCTAAATGATTCTCCCCTTGCTCGTTGCACAAGCCGTGCTACTTTGCGGGGATGGATGAAGTGAGTATCAGCGTCCGGCCTCTGACCCTCGACGATTACGACGACCTGCGCGAAGCGATGGTGCTCGCCTATACAGGCGTGCTGGAGCCGGCCTGGACCAAGCGCGAATACCAGCGCCTGCTCAAGGTCTTCCCCGAAGGCCAGATCGCAGTGGTGGTGAACGACAAGGTGGTGGGCGGTGCGCTCGCCATCATCATCGACTACGCCAAGTTTGGCGACCGCCACACCTACGAGCAGATCAC
This genomic interval carries:
- the rpsA gene encoding 30S ribosomal protein S1, translating into MASSVMEELLAQSQFTQLTEGQIIKGTVTEIREHDVVLDIGAKAEGIVPAHEFEDVGELQIGEEIEVFLERLEDRDGNPVVSYDKAQQKKNWENILAKCDEGSVISGRVKGKVKGGLVVNIGVDAFLPASQIDIQPPKNLEQYLGQTYDFKVLKINTERRNIVVSRRELIEEQRLEKRRKLLAEIKPGDVRPGTVKNITDYGAFIDLDGLDGLLHITDMSWGRISHPSEMLKVGEEVKVMIIEVDRDRERVSLGLKQTTENPWEGIENRYPVNAKVRGRVVNLVNYGAFVELEEGVEGLVHVTEMSWVKRINKPSELLKVGDEIEAVVLGINKEEQKISLSLRQLEPNPWDMVRHNYPVGARVRGKVRNLTSYGAFVELEEGIDGMVHVSDMSWTRKINHPSEMVKKGDEIDAIVLDVDAQNQRISLGMKQLATDPWDEIDTYFKIGDLVKGTVSKITSYGAFVELKEGIDGLVHISQISEDRVEKVKDYLKVADQIEARVIKIDRDERRIGLSIKAAGYDEAQVRAESQAFSSISGDELTSLGDILDEATR
- a CDS encoding 5'-3' exonuclease H3TH domain-containing protein, with amino-acid sequence MKFALIDGYNLAFRAFYGLPELTRADGFPTGALHGWVRTLWWVDDNVGADRLVVFFDLGEPTRHTTLQADYKAQRTETPAPLKQQIPYIKQWTRGMGYLGVEKDGVEADDLIASYCKHLTAEGHEVVIVSADKDLTQLVNNEVMQWMPPPTANPRLGWRQMDEAAVEAKFGVPPKMIPDYLALVGDTSDNIPGIAGVGPKTAAKWLLQYKSVEGVIQHCGELNPKRFQGLVHAGQNDLRRNLQMTTLDCTQPIEPLGEGHPDADLVINLLTEMGMTRSADEAVKRFAKRQG
- a CDS encoding response regulator transcription factor, which encodes MAKSKPLILVVEDDKQIAQMISEQLEAADMITQVYHRANGVLRFLQNNFANLLLLDVRLPDQSGFTLVEELRQQNITVPIIFLTADDSEIYKVKGLEIGADDYITKPFSFPELIARIHAVLRRAETAYDHHVTRNATISQQPFGFCGSTVNPARMEISFPDDAIEKIGRKELGIITYLHQNPNAVITRRSLIHSVWGIHADVRSRSLDQYIVKIRNNFAAHGLDLEAFKTIHGVGYIYNKPIEELELDGKATASRDDKAAPMGTHEPKH
- a CDS encoding phosphoribosyl-ATP diphosphatase, with the translated sequence MKTFEELFAELKAKAERNDPNSGTVKELQKGSHFIGKKILEEAGEVWMASQHEGRERTAEEISQLFYHAQVMMIAQGLELEDVYRHL
- a CDS encoding NAD(P)H-binding protein translates to MNTHTHSKQLTPGAKVLVVGGTGLIGAKLVASLRQSGYDAVAASPSRGVNAVTGEGLAEAIRGTQVVVDVSNAPSFEDQAVFDFFSGSTRNLVAAARDAGVQHYIALSIVGTDRLLASGYFRAKLEQERQIAASGIPYTIVRATQFFEFVDSIAYVATQGQVVRASSVQMQPILADDVVALLVEDAASAPQNRIVDIAGPEVIRQDAFLGQFLTATEDARRLVVDPDAGYFGIPVEDDSLVPLGEARLGQARFGDWLAARTQKVTA
- a CDS encoding RNA polymerase sigma-70 factor translates to MIEAFDTHRSLMFGIAYRMLGRVSEAEDVLQEVWLRWQKQDPAQVRSAKAWLVSATTRRCIDQLRSARREREQYYGVWLPEPLMPRDDADGGQAAELADSLTVAFMMLLESLGPEARAVFLLREVFGYDYPEVAGIVGKSEAACRQSVRRAKAQLQGRPQTVSEPTELARRLVEEFLAAVNTGEVEPVLSLLSEDSHLYSDGGGRVKAAGLPILGADRVSRFMLGVWPRFGALLERRRVDINGAPGLLMSLDGQVHYAISFEVARGRIQNIYISCNPEKLRHLARQEAG
- a CDS encoding ClbS/DfsB family four-helix bundle protein, which translates into the protein MAIPAKKEELVVAIQTHFNRLLPELDALAEPEALVRSMEGHAKDTRMSPADLVAYLLGWHELVLKWLAQTKAGQPPDLPETGYQWNELGRLAQKFYRDYASVPYGQRIERLRTTQRQILDEVNQLSNQELYGEAWYRQWTLGRMIQLNTSSPYQNARARLRKWKKRPTPDYERSISACLLPRQVP
- the hisG gene encoding ATP phosphoribosyltransferase produces the protein MYKIAVPNKGALSEGAVEILNDAGYRCRRYGRELVVRDAEHEVEFIFLRPRDIAVYVGSGIIHAGITGRDLAMDSRAEVVEKMSLNFGRSRFCYAVPAEKDLTPEQFGGLRVATSYPAVVEDDLKKRGVEAEIVRLDGAVEISIQLGVADVIADVVESGRTLYEAGLKIVGEPIMHSEAVVIAQQGAEEEPELKSLLQRVSGILVARSYVLMTYLVPRDNLEAACKVTPGVKSPTIAPVSEDGWVSVSAMVKSKGINRIIDELEALNAKGVIASAIKTCRL